A part of Elusimicrobiota bacterium genomic DNA contains:
- the sasA_4 gene encoding Adaptive-response sensory-kinase SasA produces the protein MKNSNLETHLDGPASASAPSNTNRILVVDDEAASRDLCRVFLESDGYVVETSDRAQKAMALLSMKKFDLVLTDLAMPDMNGVQLVKEVKYHYPSTSIIIMTAFGSVASAVESMKSGAYDYIAKPFPRDLLLAAVRRCLESHNLKREISEMQTQLLQKERLAAVGAMAGAIAHRMRNPLNIIQMCAQYLEGQVAQNQEHMQILQAIEEKVKVLEQLTRDFVEYSRASRIRKSPESLEKLAEEVIKNCEARCKIQGVEVFRRYQPNLPSILVDADLIRELMTNILDNALEAMQGPGRVLFAIEMDKSLKNLILSIVNSGSVLPAELQEKIFEPFFTTKETGMGLGLAIVKQVVEGHGGRIRAVGDPQKQSTTFQIQLPLKISEGEKT, from the coding sequence ATGAAAAACTCTAATTTAGAGACCCACCTCGATGGTCCCGCTTCCGCCAGCGCTCCCTCAAATACCAATCGCATTCTCGTTGTAGATGACGAAGCTGCCTCAAGAGACCTCTGCCGGGTCTTTCTTGAATCTGATGGATACGTTGTAGAAACCTCCGACCGGGCCCAGAAGGCGATGGCCCTGTTGTCCATGAAAAAATTTGATTTGGTGTTAACTGACTTGGCCATGCCGGACATGAACGGGGTGCAGCTGGTCAAAGAAGTTAAATACCATTACCCTTCCACCAGCATCATTATCATGACTGCTTTTGGATCGGTTGCGTCAGCGGTTGAATCCATGAAGTCAGGAGCCTATGACTACATTGCTAAGCCTTTTCCTCGAGACCTTTTGTTGGCGGCGGTGCGACGTTGTTTGGAGAGTCACAACCTAAAAAGAGAAATCTCCGAAATGCAGACCCAGCTTTTACAGAAAGAAAGATTGGCGGCCGTTGGCGCGATGGCAGGGGCCATTGCCCATCGCATGAGGAACCCCCTCAATATTATCCAGATGTGCGCTCAGTATTTGGAAGGACAAGTGGCGCAGAATCAAGAGCACATGCAAATTCTTCAGGCTATTGAGGAGAAAGTCAAAGTGCTGGAGCAATTGACCAGAGATTTCGTGGAATATTCGCGAGCTTCTCGCATCAGGAAATCTCCTGAAAGCCTCGAGAAGTTGGCCGAAGAGGTCATAAAAAATTGTGAGGCGCGTTGCAAAATTCAAGGAGTGGAGGTCTTTCGTCGCTATCAGCCTAATCTTCCCAGTATTTTGGTCGATGCGGATTTGATCCGCGAACTCATGACCAACATCCTTGATAATGCTCTCGAGGCCATGCAAGGCCCGGGCAGGGTCTTGTTCGCGATTGAAATGGACAAATCTCTTAAAAACTTGATTCTCTCTATCGTCAATTCTGGAAGTGTCCTTCCCGCTGAATTGCAAGAAAAAATATTTGAACCTTTTTTTACTACGAAGGAAACAGGCATGGGCCTTGGTCTTGCCATCGTCAAGCAAGTGGTGGAAGGTCATGGCGGGCGCATTCGTGCTGTGGGGGACCCTCAAAAACAATCCACCACGTTTCAGATTCAATTGCCACTAAAAATATCGGAAGGAGAAAAGACCTAA
- the atoC gene encoding Regulatory protein AtoC: MSSKGRILVVDDEPQVGMIFSKVLQSVGYEVVAAESGEEAVKKMQTKPDVVFLDIKLPGMDGVETLRRIRKNSPDVPVVMMTAYQTVDSAVESMRLGACDYLIKPLDNNRIKEVVRHALLVGDAPSLNMETGIVSGEMVGVSEAFRHTQELIAKVAPTDLPVLLLGESGTGKELTARAIHLESKRASKAFVPVDCASLPETLMESELFGYEKGAFTGAEDSRQGRFEMADEGTLFLDEIGNLSMSVQAKLLRVLQDPSFVRLGGRKQIRVNTRIVCATNKDLESASARGEFREDLYHRIKVFTIELTPLRNRLGDIPVLVNHYLEKYSQEMGTPTKKINPKVLSLFQNYRWPGNIRELSNALRSAVVLADDTIEIEHLPTSIRFSQDQKSGSSSSASDAALKDVIKKVEREHILATLKKTQWSLAEAAKILGIEKKSLQSKIKEYGLSKT; this comes from the coding sequence ATGTCCTCCAAGGGGCGAATATTGGTGGTGGATGATGAACCGCAAGTGGGCATGATATTTAGCAAAGTCCTTCAGTCGGTGGGCTATGAAGTCGTAGCGGCTGAGTCAGGCGAAGAGGCGGTCAAGAAAATGCAGACCAAGCCCGATGTGGTTTTTCTTGATATCAAACTGCCGGGAATGGACGGCGTTGAAACTTTGCGGCGTATTCGGAAAAACTCTCCCGATGTGCCAGTTGTGATGATGACCGCCTATCAAACCGTTGACTCGGCGGTCGAGAGCATGCGTTTGGGCGCTTGTGACTATTTGATCAAACCCTTGGACAACAACCGAATCAAGGAAGTGGTTCGTCATGCCCTGTTGGTTGGGGACGCCCCCTCTCTGAATATGGAAACAGGCATTGTCTCCGGTGAAATGGTGGGCGTCAGTGAAGCCTTTCGTCATACTCAAGAGCTTATTGCGAAAGTGGCGCCAACCGATTTACCGGTTCTCCTTTTGGGAGAATCGGGAACAGGGAAAGAACTTACAGCGCGGGCGATTCACCTGGAGTCCAAACGGGCTTCAAAAGCCTTTGTTCCAGTGGATTGCGCGTCGTTACCGGAAACGCTGATGGAGTCAGAACTCTTTGGGTACGAGAAAGGGGCCTTTACCGGCGCCGAAGATTCCCGTCAAGGACGATTTGAAATGGCCGATGAAGGAACTCTGTTTTTAGATGAAATTGGAAATCTTTCGATGTCGGTTCAGGCGAAGTTACTTCGGGTATTACAGGACCCTTCTTTTGTCCGGTTGGGGGGGCGAAAACAAATACGCGTCAACACGCGCATCGTCTGCGCTACCAATAAAGATCTCGAGTCAGCCTCTGCCCGGGGGGAATTCCGAGAAGACCTGTATCATCGGATCAAAGTCTTCACCATCGAACTCACCCCTCTTCGAAACCGTTTGGGAGACATTCCCGTCTTGGTGAATCACTACCTGGAAAAGTATTCTCAAGAAATGGGGACCCCTACAAAAAAAATTAATCCCAAGGTATTGAGTTTGTTTCAAAACTATCGTTGGCCCGGTAATATTCGGGAATTATCCAATGCCCTTAGAAGCGCGGTGGTTCTGGCCGATGACACCATCGAGATCGAACATCTTCCCACCAGCATCCGATTTTCTCAAGACCAAAAATCAGGGTCCTCCAGTTCCGCCAGTGACGCCGCGCTTAAAGACGTGATTAAAAAAGTCGAAAGAGAACACATCCTGGCCACCCTTAAAAAAACTCAATGGTCGCTGGCCGAAGCCGCAAAAATTTTGGGGATAGAGAAAAAGTCCCTCCAAAGCAAAATCAAAGAATACGGCCTCTCAAAAACCTAA